CTTGGAGGCACTAAAGATCCCGGGTATACTTTTAActgtttttctctttaaattcCATTTAGCATGAGCATTACCCCTTACCCCCAccatttgtttcttcttttggaGTGTTGGAATCGGGGTTGGGGAGACAGATATAATTTGCAAGTAATGGCATCACATTGGTTGAAGATCGCTCATCTTTGTAAAACAGATGCTATTTTCAGCTTTGAATGTCTTTTCAAATAGGAGAGCCGAGCTTGATTGAATGAAATTGTAGCATTAAATGAGTCATAACTCATAGGTTTTCCACAGTTCTGTTATACCTGTTGGCTAATGACATTCTGTAATTTATACATTTGCATGATACGTGGTTAGAGAATGAACATCCCTTCCTCTTTTTAACTATGTTATAACTTTCTTGCATTTCGAGCACTCGTCTTTGACATGGTTTCTGTTTTAAGCATCTTCTGGTTCTTAACAGGATCAACTGATGGCCAGACAAAAATAGTGAGAGAGGGGGATAATGGGGTGGCATATGGATGGAACAAGAGAGAACAGAAGTGGGATAAAGTAATTCCCTCTGTTCTATATTTTGTATTTCACTTAAACTATCTATTTCTGTTGCCTAATTGAAATCCAAGTTACAGTGGCAAATATAGATGatattataagattttttattaacaactcTCGTTTACTTAAAGATCGGTGAAGTTGTTGATGGACTTGAGGAATCAAATCGCCAACTGTTTGATGGTATTCAGTATGATTATGGTCAGTTTTCTTTGCTTCCCTGAACACTTAATTAGGTTTGCCTTCTGCAGATTCATTTCTTATAAACTGTGCCTGTGTTTATTCAGTGTTTGATGTGGATATTGGTGATGGTATGCCTATCCGTAAGCTTCCATACAATCGATCAGGTACATGTTTTTACCTACAGGCAGCATGTTTAATCCTGATTTAATAATGAACAGACTCACTTTCTTGTGCCACATTAGGAGAAGTTATCTTGTTGTTCTATGAATGTTTTGGAATAGTGACTTTAACTGACTTAATAGGGTCAGTAGAAAcgtattaattattatttcattagtTTCTTATGTGTTGTATAATTCAACTATGAAAACTTGGAGAAGTAGATGGATTTATTCATATTCCACTAGAAAATCTGGATTGTGTAACATGAACTACTCTGGTCCAAGTTATCAAAATTGTTACGGTAGATTGCATCAGTTTCTAGAATGTGTGCGCGTGTGTGCATACTTGGTCAATGTACTAATGAAAATAAAGCAGTTGTTTTGCCCTGTCctatatagaaaaaaatgagGTGTGGTAGTAAAATAGCActcaaatatttttgttttccttgcATTTGATTTTCCCTTATGCTCTGAAGTCTGGAGTCACAGTACTTAAGATAGTAGAGACATATTTATGAAGAAGAGAATGTGttaatcttttcaaaatatttgtccCTTTGTCTGATGTGAATATACCATCCTCTTTTATGAGTGGTTTAATTATTAGGACCTTGAAAGATTAATGTGATTTCTACAACATCATTTTGATGTACTTATCCATTAAGCTTTATAGGACACTTTCTTGCCCATTTTATGCTTTAAGCCTTCTTGTCACTTGCAATTGTTTGTCTTATTTGACCCATGCAAGATGGTAAGAATTTTATGCCTGTGAATGAAAATTGCttactaataaataaaactttaatatgtCTCCAGATAATCCATATGATGTTGCTGATAAATGGCTACTCAAGGAGAATCTTCCACTTTCTTTTCGTGAACAAGTTGTACAGTTCATTCTTCAAAATATCGGACAAAACAATGTTACTTTTGATGCCTCATTTCGTGATCCCTATACTGGCTGTAAGAATAGTGTTTGTTAAATAACAGAATTGATGGTGGTCATTATCCTTGTAGTCCTCCTTTTTTACTTAATtgctttttactttttgtttcaGCCCATGCTTACGTACCAGGACAACCTTCTCATTTGTCTGGTAATAAAAATTCAGCTTTGTGTTGCCATTCATTAGTTTCATCATGTTCATCTTGTAGTTATCTCATCCTTGTATGACtcatccaattttttttttaatatttaatgacaGATATTTCTGCAAAACCCACTTTCAAGCATATTCCTAAGGTGTGCTTTCATACCCTTTGTATTAGAGGTGGTTGACATATTTTGTCTTGGGGAAATACATTTCAACCTGGGAGTTCTTAAGTCTGGAAAATGCAAatgatttgttttatcttttacttagtagtacttttttttttcctttttattaaaataaaaaaaatgcatttttaatttttagcttGGGTTACATGTTCTGTGGGCAGTTAAAGTCCAGCTATGTAGCAAAGTCCTTGATCCCAGCATGTTATATTTTGTGTGCCCTAACCTAAGtgtaaatttatgtataatattaGCATCTGATCTGGTATGTTGTGGCATAAgcaatttgtaaattttttattttgatgtaatTGTGGTCTATGTATCCTACTGTTTTTTTGTATTAAAGATAGGGATCCCTTGAATCAGTACATGGAGAATATTGCTCTAAATGGAGCTCAATAGGAAGAAATGACTATTAATGTTTCTTGATGATGCCCTTGTTTATTAGTTCCAAATGGGGCTTCACTTTAGAAAATTGGTGTCAAGTAACTCCAAAGTTTTGATTTCATCGTTATTTGGCCTTTATGGTCTTGCTATTATTAGCTCATTTTTACTGCTACTATTACAAGAAGGCCAGCATATCATCTTTATAGAATGTTGCTCAATGGACGAGTAATTTGATTCCATTTGGAAGTGGATGGTACTTAAAGTAGTGTAATAGTTCTTTTAACACAATTTCTGTGAGGAACTTTGTACTTTTTCCCTCTTTGacttattatgtaattttttagcTCATACCCTGTTATTAAATTCTGTTGTCAGAAAGGGATGCTTGTTTTTGATGCTGCTCAGTTTGATGGGATTCTTAAAAAGATTATTGAGTTCAATAATGCATTACAATCTGACCAGGTAGATATGGTAGATGTTTTATTCTTCTTTGGTTATTAATTTGTTATAGATACAGTTAAAATCATATACTTTTGGCCAAAGGAACTTCAAAGTTGCCATGTTCAGGATTGGGGAATGTTTTAATCTTCCATGTCTGCTTTACCCATGATCATTTCGAACTCCA
This sequence is a window from Vigna angularis cultivar LongXiaoDou No.4 chromosome 2, ASM1680809v1, whole genome shotgun sequence. Protein-coding genes within it:
- the LOC128195233 gene encoding ubiquitin homeostasis protein lub1-like; its protein translation is MVSVLSIFWFLTGSTDGQTKIVREGDNGVAYGWNKREQKWDKIGEVVDGLEESNRQLFDGIQYDYVFDVDIGDGMPIRKLPYNRSDNPYDVADKWLLKENLPLSFREQVVQFILQNIGQNNVTFDASFRDPYTGSHAYVPGQPSHLSDISAKPTFKHIPKKGMLVFDAAQFDGILKKIIEFNNALQSDQEKQNLSLTELNVSRLGAIVKILKDTSHYHSSKFADSDIDLLLNLLRSWPIAMIFPGRGKVMVLEQFALTTIDTVIAFYPITFHIMRN